AGTCTTAGGAATAAAAAGTAAAACACAGATTAAAAGATGGATGAGTTGGTATCGAAATGGTGAAACCCATCGCTTTCAGCAGCCTGTCGGAAAACAGTATACTTATAAAAAAGGGATAGAGGAATTATCAGAGATTGAGTGTCTAAGGCTTAGAATTAAGCAGCTTGAAATGCACAACGAAATACTGGGAAAGTTAAATGGGATCTTAGGAAAACAACAAAGAAGCAACTCGTAGAAATTCTCGAGGCGCTTAAGAGTAAATATCCAATTGGAGAGATGTTAACCTTTCTTGA
This genomic stretch from Azotosporobacter soli harbors:
- a CDS encoding transposase; the protein is VLGIKSKTQIKRWMSWYRNGETHRFQQPVGKQYTYKKGIEELSEIECLRLRIKQLEMHNEILGKLNGILGKQQRSNS